A genome region from Coprococcus phoceensis includes the following:
- a CDS encoding metallophosphoesterase family protein, with amino-acid sequence MKILYVTDLHGDKNKYRKSLEIAMKQEIRVIVNGGDMLPKLGERHTEQPLFIKGFLSNYFSILQEHNITYLNMLGNDDLLSVDNLFEQTCGGFANVHNIAGKKIRIDEYEFIGMNQILDHPFGCKDRVVTETDYIPQRQLSLFAGISNEYGYDRIFDWLEYSKTELPLMCGILKELPEPESPKKTVYVMHMPPAGLRLGQLLYQDLDIGSVDIYEFLKAKQPLLSLHGHIHESPDTEKGSWMNQIGTTTCIQPGQTEFGDSSMVYAEIDLKSGVYARRIVNI; translated from the coding sequence ATGAAAATACTTTATGTTACAGACCTGCATGGAGATAAAAATAAATACAGAAAATCATTAGAAATAGCTATGAAACAAGAGATCAGAGTTATTGTGAATGGTGGAGATATGCTTCCAAAATTGGGAGAAAGACATACAGAACAACCGTTATTTATCAAAGGATTTCTAAGTAATTACTTTTCCATATTGCAAGAACATAACATTACATACCTTAATATGCTGGGGAATGACGATTTGCTATCTGTGGATAATCTTTTTGAACAGACTTGTGGGGGATTCGCAAATGTTCATAATATAGCAGGTAAAAAAATCCGCATTGACGAATATGAATTTATTGGAATGAATCAGATTTTGGATCATCCCTTTGGATGTAAGGATCGAGTTGTTACAGAGACAGATTATATTCCCCAAAGACAACTTAGCCTTTTTGCCGGTATATCGAATGAATATGGTTATGACAGAATTTTTGACTGGTTGGAGTATTCCAAAACAGAACTTCCATTGATGTGTGGAATTTTGAAAGAACTGCCTGAACCGGAGAGTCCGAAGAAAACGGTATATGTTATGCACATGCCTCCTGCCGGATTGCGTTTGGGACAGCTTCTATATCAGGATTTGGATATAGGATCAGTAGATATTTATGAGTTCCTTAAAGCCAAACAGCCGTTACTTTCTCTGCACGGGCATATTCACGAAAGTCCTGATACAGAAAAAGGATCATGGATGAATCAGATAGGTACTACAACCTGTATTCAGCCAGGGCAGACAGAGTTTGGCGATAGTAGTATGGTTTATGCAGAGATAGATTTAAAAAGCGGAGTATATGCACGAAGAATTGTAAATATATAG
- a CDS encoding alpha-galactosidase, translated as MAIQFDKEKNIFTLESKNTAYQIMIGDYGVLQHLYYGKRVGKCDMSYLVQMYDRGFSGQIPDAGNRREFSMDTLLQEYSTYGTGDYRTESLRIIDGNGGYGADLRYESHKIYKGKYSICGLPAMYAKEEEADTLEIKLKDFTTNVAVILYYGVFHELDIITRAVTVINEGTETIILEKVASACLEFYHKEFDMVHFHGKHAMERELERLPIRHGMQSIGSVRGTSSHQHNPFVILCSKNATETTGDCYAMSFVYSGNFLAEVEVDQIEQTRMVMGIHPTQFSYQLKQGEVFDAPEVVMSYSGEGFSKLSNTFHKAYRNHLCRGKYKLSRRPILINNWEATYFQFDEEKLFQIAKEAKELGVEMFVMDDGWFGKREDDTSGLGDWFVNEKKIKGGLGKLVERINQMGMKFGIWFEPEAVSEDSELYRAHPDWCLAILNRKPNRSRYELILDMARADVREYLFQAMCEVLDSANIEYVKWDMNRNLSDVWSAYFPKDRQGEIYHRYVLGLYELLEKLIQRYPDILFEGCSGGGGRFDAGMLYYTPQIWCSDNTDAIERLSIQYGTSFAYPISTVGSHVSVCPNHQTGRNTPMYTRAVVAMAGSFGYELDVNQLCEKDKEEIRYQIEAYKKYQSLIHDGIYDRLSNPYENHTYTAWQFTSEDKSEVLVNYVLTKKHANEKVYYLYLRNLEEEAFYQDKENGKIYTGAALMYGGLPMPRNIQEYEAVQLYFERLEKSN; from the coding sequence ATGGCAATTCAATTTGATAAAGAAAAAAATATATTTACATTAGAGAGTAAAAATACTGCATATCAAATTATGATAGGAGATTATGGAGTATTACAACATCTATACTATGGAAAGCGGGTCGGTAAGTGTGATATGTCTTATTTAGTGCAGATGTACGATAGAGGATTTTCTGGACAAATACCAGATGCGGGTAATCGCCGGGAATTTTCGATGGATACACTGCTTCAGGAGTATTCCACATATGGAACAGGTGACTATCGTACAGAGTCATTGCGTATCATAGATGGGAATGGAGGATATGGTGCTGACCTTCGTTATGAATCGCATAAGATTTACAAGGGAAAATATAGTATTTGCGGGCTTCCTGCAATGTATGCGAAAGAAGAGGAAGCGGATACATTAGAAATTAAGCTTAAAGATTTCACAACAAATGTTGCGGTCATATTGTATTATGGCGTGTTTCATGAGTTAGACATCATTACAAGAGCTGTCACTGTAATTAATGAGGGAACAGAGACTATTATATTGGAAAAGGTGGCATCAGCATGTTTGGAGTTTTACCACAAAGAGTTTGATATGGTACACTTTCATGGAAAACATGCGATGGAGCGGGAACTGGAACGTCTTCCAATAAGGCATGGAATGCAGTCCATTGGAAGTGTGCGTGGGACATCCAGCCATCAGCACAATCCGTTTGTGATTTTATGCAGTAAAAATGCAACAGAAACGACAGGGGATTGTTATGCGATGTCGTTTGTGTATAGCGGCAATTTCCTTGCTGAGGTAGAAGTGGATCAAATTGAACAGACACGTATGGTTATGGGAATTCATCCTACGCAGTTTTCTTATCAATTAAAACAGGGAGAGGTGTTCGATGCTCCGGAAGTGGTAATGAGTTATAGTGGAGAAGGGTTTTCAAAACTTTCTAATACATTTCACAAGGCATATAGGAATCATCTATGCAGAGGAAAATATAAACTTTCGAGACGCCCGATTTTAATCAATAACTGGGAGGCTACCTATTTCCAATTTGATGAAGAAAAGCTATTTCAAATTGCAAAGGAGGCAAAAGAACTTGGCGTAGAAATGTTCGTTATGGATGATGGCTGGTTTGGAAAGAGGGAAGATGACACCTCTGGACTGGGAGACTGGTTTGTGAATGAAAAGAAGATAAAAGGCGGGCTTGGAAAGCTGGTAGAACGTATTAATCAGATGGGTATGAAGTTCGGAATTTGGTTCGAGCCGGAAGCTGTTTCGGAGGACAGTGAGCTATATCGGGCACATCCGGACTGGTGTCTTGCCATTTTAAACCGAAAACCAAACAGAAGCCGTTATGAATTGATCTTGGATATGGCGAGAGCGGATGTGAGAGAATATCTGTTTCAAGCTATGTGTGAGGTGTTAGATTCTGCAAATATAGAGTATGTGAAGTGGGATATGAACCGGAATCTGAGTGATGTGTGGTCTGCATATTTTCCGAAAGACAGACAGGGAGAAATTTACCACCGCTATGTACTCGGATTGTATGAATTGTTGGAAAAGCTGATTCAGCGATATCCGGATATTCTGTTTGAAGGGTGTTCCGGAGGAGGCGGGAGATTTGACGCCGGGATGCTCTATTATACACCTCAGATATGGTGTAGTGATAACACAGATGCAATTGAGCGGTTATCTATACAATACGGGACTTCTTTCGCTTATCCGATTAGCACAGTCGGATCTCATGTGTCGGTTTGTCCAAATCATCAGACAGGAAGAAACACACCGATGTATACAAGAGCAGTTGTCGCAATGGCTGGAAGTTTTGGGTATGAATTAGATGTGAACCAGCTGTGCGAAAAAGACAAAGAAGAGATTCGATATCAAATAGAAGCTTATAAAAAATACCAAAGCCTGATTCATGACGGAATATACGACCGTTTGTCAAATCCTTATGAAAACCATACGTATACAGCATGGCAATTTACAAGTGAAGATAAATCAGAGGTGCTTGTAAATTATGTGCTGACGAAAAAGCATGCGAATGAAAAAGTGTATTATTTGTATTTGCGAAATTTGGAGGAGGAAGCATTCTATCAAGACAAAGAAAATGGGAAAATTTATACCGGAGCCGCATTGATGTATGGTGGATTGCCAATGCCGAGAAATATTCAAGAGTATGAGGCCGTGCAGCTTTACTTTGAACGTTTGGAAAAAAGTAATTAA
- a CDS encoding LysR family transcriptional regulator translates to MNLNQLHYFVTLAYMEHYTKAAKQLSITQPSLSHAIGMLEQELGTYLFEKQGRNVVLTKYGKVFLKYAEESLRVLDTGIKKTRSMTSETSGEIDIGYIYTQGSEFIPELVKNFLDENKEKDIQFHFNNGVTEEIVKGIKSERFDLGFCSYMKNEPDIEFIPVTKEELAAIVPYGHPLADRESVKFEEIASYPQIFFNKTSGLRAVIDGLFKDADITPDIKYTVDEDSALAGLVAKGFGVGIVPNIPILKSLQVKIIPIEKLAYRRYIYMAIMRNKYLSPIVKQFLQYVQKNYKIEIEQ, encoded by the coding sequence ATGAATTTAAATCAATTGCATTATTTTGTAACACTAGCCTATATGGAACATTATACGAAAGCGGCGAAGCAACTATCTATCACGCAACCAAGCCTCAGTCATGCAATTGGTATGTTGGAACAGGAACTGGGGACTTATTTATTTGAAAAACAAGGACGGAACGTAGTTCTTACAAAATATGGAAAAGTATTTTTGAAATATGCCGAGGAGTCTTTGCGGGTGTTGGATACCGGAATTAAAAAGACGAGATCGATGACAAGTGAGACAAGCGGTGAGATTGATATCGGATACATCTATACACAGGGGAGTGAATTTATACCGGAGCTGGTTAAAAATTTTTTGGACGAGAACAAAGAAAAAGATATCCAATTTCACTTTAACAATGGAGTGACAGAGGAGATTGTGAAAGGTATCAAATCAGAACGTTTTGACCTTGGATTCTGTTCTTATATGAAAAATGAGCCGGATATTGAATTTATCCCGGTTACAAAAGAAGAACTTGCAGCAATTGTGCCATATGGACACCCATTAGCAGATCGGGAGAGTGTAAAATTTGAAGAGATTGCCAGTTATCCTCAGATTTTTTTCAATAAAACGAGTGGACTTCGTGCGGTGATCGACGGGCTTTTCAAAGACGCAGATATTACTCCGGATATCAAGTACACGGTGGACGAAGACAGCGCACTTGCCGGACTTGTGGCAAAGGGATTTGGTGTCGGGATTGTACCGAATATTCCGATTTTGAAGAGCCTGCAGGTGAAGATTATCCCGATTGAAAAGCTGGCGTATCGAAGATATATTTATATGGCGATCATGCGGAACAAATATTTATCGCCGATTGTAAAGCAATTTCTGCAATATGTTCAAAAAAACTATAAAATAGAAATTGAACAATAG
- a CDS encoding cache domain-containing sensor histidine kinase encodes MLFVKILCTVIVGITCLSVALSTLNLFISKKVFVNNFSESQRKIFKQIDKEFYKFFSDVIEITSKANMSWAVREYLTTQNQTDEEEMKTIYYMQKHMKETKVDEHSELGVMLMGMNGKNYILNNARKDISAEAILQSEVAKKAMSNPGKLICEYEEKGYTDDQKNVPVLVMAKSLNYSEKDVCDGIIFISIKESEFQKMYDYFTSDTSDIIILNQNEKVISSNEREYLNGEGKKELEMILDQVDGEGKSLGKMYLTQKLQGTNFRMVGVIDPDFAFIQQYHLKSNILLTLGITVLIGLFVFIFIKQQTRPLSKLADKMRLVQEGNMQEYVDVEGTEEIQELSKAYNTMLERINQYIEERMKIQEEKRNAEIHALQMQINPHYMYNTLASIKWLTWQGDVKKSTAVIDAFISLLRNTISNTDEFVTVEQEVANLKNYVLINQTRYGDAVGVEFYVVDKCKEYLVPKLILQPFVENAFFHAFPEGMEGEISVFIKEEKKYLRFDIEDNGVGMDAEQLYTLNNKKDKKSEHFTGIGINNVDDRIKLIYGMDYGINIVSEKDKGTTITILLPRKEKEHGNSI; translated from the coding sequence ATGTTATTTGTAAAAATTTTATGCACCGTGATTGTGGGAATCACTTGTCTTTCGGTGGCTCTTAGTACATTGAATTTATTTATTTCCAAAAAGGTATTTGTAAATAATTTTTCAGAATCACAGCGAAAAATTTTCAAGCAGATTGACAAAGAATTTTATAAGTTTTTTTCGGATGTGATTGAGATTACCTCGAAAGCAAATATGAGCTGGGCGGTTCGGGAATATCTAACGACACAGAATCAGACAGATGAAGAAGAGATGAAAACGATATATTATATGCAGAAACATATGAAAGAGACAAAAGTAGATGAGCACAGTGAGCTTGGTGTAATGCTGATGGGAATGAACGGGAAAAATTATATTTTGAATAATGCCAGAAAAGATATCTCAGCGGAGGCAATTTTGCAAAGTGAAGTGGCGAAAAAGGCGATGAGCAATCCAGGAAAGCTGATTTGCGAGTATGAAGAAAAAGGATACACCGACGATCAAAAAAATGTGCCGGTTTTGGTGATGGCAAAGAGTCTGAATTACAGTGAGAAGGATGTTTGCGATGGAATTATATTTATATCGATCAAAGAATCTGAGTTTCAAAAAATGTACGATTATTTTACATCGGATACAAGTGATATTATTATCTTGAATCAGAATGAAAAGGTGATCTCTTCAAATGAGCGAGAATATTTAAACGGTGAAGGCAAAAAGGAATTGGAGATGATTTTGGATCAAGTCGACGGTGAAGGGAAGAGTCTGGGAAAGATGTATTTGACGCAGAAACTTCAAGGTACAAACTTTCGGATGGTCGGCGTTATAGATCCGGATTTTGCATTCATACAGCAGTATCATCTGAAAAGCAATATACTTCTCACGCTCGGCATTACGGTTTTGATAGGACTGTTTGTATTTATTTTTATTAAACAACAGACGAGACCATTATCAAAACTGGCAGATAAGATGAGGCTTGTGCAGGAAGGAAATATGCAGGAATATGTAGATGTGGAAGGAACAGAAGAAATTCAAGAACTTTCGAAAGCTTATAATACGATGCTGGAGCGAATCAATCAATATATAGAAGAACGCATGAAAATTCAGGAAGAAAAACGAAACGCGGAAATTCACGCATTGCAGATGCAGATTAATCCACATTATATGTATAATACATTGGCAAGTATAAAGTGGTTGACATGGCAGGGGGATGTGAAAAAATCGACCGCAGTCATCGATGCCTTTATTTCCTTGCTTCGCAATACGATAAGTAATACGGATGAATTTGTGACAGTAGAACAAGAAGTGGCAAACTTGAAAAATTATGTTTTGATTAATCAGACGAGATATGGAGATGCAGTCGGAGTCGAATTTTATGTAGTGGACAAATGTAAAGAATATCTCGTTCCAAAGTTGATTTTGCAGCCTTTCGTAGAGAATGCATTTTTTCATGCATTTCCAGAAGGAATGGAGGGGGAAATTTCCGTTTTTATAAAAGAAGAAAAGAAATATCTGAGATTTGACATTGAGGATAACGGTGTAGGAATGGATGCAGAGCAGTTATATACTTTGAATAATAAAAAAGATAAAAAAAGTGAACATTTTACAGGGATTGGAATTAACAATGTAGATGATCGTATTAAATTGATTTATGGTATGGATTACGGAATCAATATTGTTAGTGAAAAAGATAAAGGGACAACAATTACAATTTTGTTGCCGAGAAAGGAAAAAGAACATGGCAATTCAATTTGA
- a CDS encoding winged helix-turn-helix domain-containing protein — MQYILEQGVSHGTVFNSCHTFSAAEKNPLTEIQEGELYLCLEHRTVRVRERIINLTSKEFDILTLLIANPKRVFTYELITDLVWKEDCDFYSRKAIHNHISKLRKKLRFEPDLPNYIESVAGIGYKFEHL; from the coding sequence ATGCAATATATTTTGGAACAAGGAGTCAGTCATGGAACAGTATTCAATTCCTGTCACACTTTCTCCGCAGCAGAGAAGAATCCTCTTACAGAAATACAAGAAGGCGAGCTTTATCTATGTCTGGAACACCGCACTGTCAGGGTTAGGGAACGGATTATCAACTTGACAAGTAAGGAGTTTGATATACTGACATTGCTCATTGCCAATCCCAAACGTGTTTTTACTTACGAACTGATTACCGATTTGGTTTGGAAAGAGGATTGTGATTTCTATTCGAGAAAAGCGATTCATAATCATATAAGTAAGCTGCGTAAGAAATTGCGTTTTGAACCGGATCTTCCAAACTACATTGAGAGTGTCGCCGGGATCGGCTATAAATTTGAACATCTATAA
- a CDS encoding peptidoglycan recognition protein family protein, with translation MKRRIQLYTRVGAACLILLTVVLGGMKVFHIGPLGNGYMEITGADIDAAKPDIDVQLLTVNEYSRPGTKTERINGIVIHYTANPGSTAMQNRNYFEGLKDSHITKASSHFIVGLDGEIVQCIPTWEEAYASNDRNPDTVSIETCHPNEDGKYTQATYKSMVQLTAWLCKKFDLTEKDVIRHYDITGKICPKYFVEDEAAWEKFREDVKIVLAKM, from the coding sequence ATGAAACGGCGAATCCAACTCTATACACGAGTTGGCGCGGCCTGTCTGATTTTGCTTACGGTTGTGCTTGGGGGAATGAAAGTGTTTCATATTGGACCATTGGGTAATGGATATATGGAAATTACAGGTGCAGATATAGATGCTGCTAAGCCGGATATCGATGTGCAACTTTTAACGGTAAATGAATATTCTAGACCGGGGACAAAGACAGAGCGAATCAATGGAATTGTAATTCATTATACGGCGAATCCCGGATCGACTGCTATGCAGAATCGAAATTATTTTGAAGGCTTAAAAGACAGTCACATAACGAAGGCAAGCAGCCATTTTATTGTAGGATTAGATGGAGAGATTGTGCAGTGTATTCCGACGTGGGAGGAAGCATACGCATCCAATGACAGGAATCCTGACACGGTTTCTATTGAGACATGTCATCCGAATGAAGATGGAAAATATACACAGGCAACCTACAAATCTATGGTACAGCTGACAGCATGGTTATGTAAAAAATTTGATTTGACCGAAAAAGATGTAATTCGTCATTATGATATTACCGGCAAGATTTGTCCGAAATATTTTGTAGAAGATGAAGCGGCATGGGAAAAGTTTCGGGAAGATGTAAAAATTGTATTGGCTAAAATGTAA
- a CDS encoding recombinase family protein — MLKQQTKLRVRLYARLSKDDGDADKESNSITNQLQMLRYNAKEKGFEVIGEYVDDGYSGTTFNRPDLNRMIKDAMDDPEPSGIMVKDMSRFGRNNAMFMYYVEEIFPNNDILFIALNDDVDTRFDENEMMPFKSIMNEYYARDTSKKIRSVKKTTALSGGFCGSFAPYGYVVDPENKRKLLVDSDTAPIVKRIFELSKQGNSVHQIARTLCEDGVLIPRAYRAMKNGTLETSTGFKFPTDWVAKNVKMILENQVYLGHMVSHKTQTKSFKNKKPVAVPKEEWIIVRNTHEAIIDEETFELVQKFISVKKQPNKTGRPNIFVGLVKCPDCGRNMAFSNPNGREPRFRCRTYVRNSNLCTTHAISYEALQQIVMSDIQKHIKNMEALGDQFIQEMHELSEKGGSKKIKQFEKDLEVAEKRIAEIDSVIMKLFEQNALGKISDERFEKMSSAYESEQKELAQKRDELRTKIRAEEKKTQSTNQFLETIRKYETVTELNRSMLVELIDSIYVYQAEGTGKDRKQRVKINYRFLAGSQCGIA, encoded by the coding sequence ATGTTAAAACAGCAGACAAAACTAAGAGTTAGATTATATGCACGTTTATCGAAAGACGATGGGGATGCGGATAAGGAAAGCAACAGCATTACCAATCAGTTGCAGATGTTAAGGTACAATGCTAAGGAAAAAGGATTTGAAGTGATAGGCGAATATGTGGACGATGGTTATTCTGGAACCACCTTCAACCGGCCGGATCTGAACCGTATGATTAAAGATGCTATGGACGATCCGGAACCGAGCGGTATCATGGTAAAGGATATGTCACGTTTTGGACGTAACAATGCCATGTTCATGTATTATGTGGAAGAAATCTTTCCTAATAATGATATTTTGTTTATTGCTTTGAATGATGATGTCGATACAAGATTTGATGAAAACGAGATGATGCCGTTTAAATCTATTATGAATGAGTATTATGCTCGTGATACATCAAAGAAAATCCGAAGCGTAAAAAAGACAACAGCATTGAGTGGTGGGTTCTGCGGTTCATTTGCACCTTATGGTTATGTGGTGGACCCAGAGAACAAAAGAAAGCTATTGGTTGATTCTGATACAGCACCTATTGTCAAACGAATTTTTGAATTATCGAAACAGGGCAACAGCGTTCATCAGATTGCGAGAACCTTGTGCGAGGATGGTGTTCTGATTCCGAGAGCATACAGGGCAATGAAGAACGGCACTCTGGAAACAAGTACAGGATTTAAGTTTCCAACGGATTGGGTAGCAAAGAATGTGAAGATGATTTTGGAGAATCAAGTGTACCTGGGACATATGGTTTCTCATAAGACACAGACCAAATCATTTAAGAATAAGAAGCCGGTTGCAGTTCCGAAAGAAGAATGGATCATAGTACGGAACACCCACGAAGCGATCATTGATGAAGAAACCTTTGAACTGGTGCAGAAATTCATCAGTGTAAAAAAACAGCCGAATAAAACAGGACGTCCTAATATATTTGTGGGTCTTGTGAAATGCCCGGATTGTGGTCGCAACATGGCGTTTTCTAATCCAAATGGAAGGGAGCCTCGCTTTCGCTGCAGAACTTATGTAAGGAATAGCAATCTTTGTACAACACATGCCATTTCTTATGAGGCGTTGCAACAGATTGTTATGAGTGATATTCAAAAGCATATTAAGAATATGGAAGCCTTAGGAGATCAGTTTATACAGGAAATGCACGAATTGAGCGAAAAAGGCGGCAGTAAGAAAATCAAACAGTTCGAGAAAGACTTGGAAGTAGCAGAAAAACGGATTGCAGAAATTGATAGTGTGATTATGAAGCTCTTTGAGCAGAATGCACTCGGTAAGATTTCTGATGAACGCTTTGAAAAGATGTCCTCAGCTTATGAAAGTGAGCAGAAAGAACTTGCTCAAAAAAGAGACGAATTAAGAACTAAAATCAGAGCGGAAGAAAAGAAAACACAGAGTACCAATCAATTTTTGGAAACAATTCGTAAGTATGAAACAGTAACAGAACTGAACCGTTCTATGCTGGTGGAGCTGATTGATAGTATTTATGTATATCAGGCAGAGGGAACCGGCAAAGATCGTAAGCAAAGAGTGAAAATTAACTATCGTTTTCTTGCGGGGTCTCAATGTGGTATCGCCTGA
- a CDS encoding helix-turn-helix domain-containing protein, with protein MKNIKDCYQKEIKDMVNRQFYFKEKSLLVLEMPQVLEKEQRFPFADYSELLLHSRFADAIAMLKKYVFYLKERQVEEYRLKNLTKNLLYNYLMEIERYEVESEQLRQQYFNWIDNTHYIEEFVQVFQDIIEKLEALRVYQLEAEDVKISKMKKYIKEHYQEQLELSEIAENFNFNYHYLSSYFNKHTKEGFSGYLNKIRIEKACELLRKGDMSISQISAAIGYSDHSYFCRVFKKMIGNTPSSYKRQMKKE; from the coding sequence ATGAAGAACATAAAGGACTGTTATCAGAAAGAAATCAAAGATATGGTAAACAGGCAGTTTTATTTTAAGGAAAAATCACTGCTTGTATTAGAGATGCCACAAGTTTTGGAAAAAGAACAACGGTTTCCCTTTGCGGATTATTCAGAACTGTTACTTCATAGTCGCTTTGCAGATGCAATTGCGATGCTCAAAAAATATGTGTTTTATTTGAAAGAGCGACAGGTAGAGGAGTACCGCTTGAAAAATTTGACCAAGAATTTATTATACAATTATCTGATGGAAATCGAGCGGTATGAAGTGGAAAGCGAGCAATTGCGGCAACAATATTTTAACTGGATTGACAATACACACTATATCGAAGAATTTGTGCAGGTGTTTCAAGATATTATAGAAAAATTGGAAGCATTGCGAGTTTATCAGCTAGAGGCAGAAGATGTTAAAATTTCGAAAATGAAAAAGTATATTAAAGAGCATTATCAGGAGCAGCTGGAACTTTCGGAAATTGCAGAAAATTTTAACTTTAATTATCATTATCTGTCTTCGTATTTCAACAAACATACAAAAGAAGGATTCAGCGGATACTTGAATAAAATCAGAATTGAGAAGGCTTGTGAACTTTTGCGAAAGGGAGATATGAGTATATCACAAATCAGTGCTGCAATCGGATATTCGGACCATAGTTATTTTTGCCGAGTATTCAAAAAAATGATTGGAAATACACCGAGCTCTTATAAAAGACAGATGAAAAAGGAGTAA